The following coding sequences lie in one Chionomys nivalis chromosome 8, mChiNiv1.1, whole genome shotgun sequence genomic window:
- the LOC130880271 gene encoding igE-binding protein-like, with product MSETERSERLGARKKKPVPIKENGPPGASNDKGVYASDPRGPLPVVRKKGSTSLYPLQELEALIADSSDDSKSSEEEDLDPEEEAELEEEEARYEEERYHPDDHLRSKREPRKRQPYAASPQVVPSAPPPYEMRRKSFSFLPEKVKRKLRLAYPVCEGAEGGRVHAPIEYSQLKELAESVRKYGVTANFTLAQLDRLAMAAMTPADWQTVAKASLVSMGQYLEWKALWHEAAQEQARANAMALTPEQQQWTFDLLTGQGRFAANQTDYHWGAYRQIADMAIRAWKALSKKGEVNNQLTKIIQGTQEPFSDFVARMTEAAGRIFGDPETAAPLTEQLIFENATQECRAAIAPRKNKGLQDWLRICRELGGPLTNVGLAAAILQSQKRPLKGPDKRVCFKCGKPGHFKKDCRASERERAPPTLCTRCGKGYHKAELCRSVRDIKGRVLPPMETFVNKNPKNGAVGPRSQGPQKYGNRFIKATDEAPPETEQEWTCAPPPTSY from the coding sequence ATGTCAGAAACTGAGCGTAGTGAGAGGTTGGGCGCGCGCAAGAAAAAACCAGTCCCAATTAAGGAAAATGGCCCCCCCGGTGCGTCTAATGACAAGGGGGTGTATGCATCGGACCCTAGAGGTCCCTTGCCTGttgtaagaaagaaagggagtacTAGTCTATACCCTTTACAAGAGCTTGAAGCTTTAATTGCCGATAGCTCCGATGATTCTAaaagttcagaagaagaagacttagaccctgaggaagaagctgaactagaggaggaagaagccagataTGAGGAGGAGAGGTATCATCCTGATGATCACTTGCGGAGTAAGAGAGAGCCCCGAAAGCGGCAGCCTTATGCAGCCTCCCCGCAGGTAGTCCCTTCAGCGCCCCCTCCTTATGAAATGCGCCGGaagtccttctccttcctcccggagaaagtaaaaagaaaactacgCCTTGCTTATCCTGTTTGTGAAGGCGCAGAGGGAGGACGGGTGCATGCACCCATAGAGTATAGTCAACTTAAAGAATTGGCAGAGTCGGTCAGAAAATATGGAGTAACAGCCAACTTTACTCTAGCACAATTGGACAGGCTGGCCATGGCCGCCATGACCCCAGCTGACTGGCAGACGGTGGCGAAAGCATCGCTTGTCAGCATGGGCCAATATTTGGAATGGAAAGCTCTCTGGCATGAAGCTGCACAGGAGCAAGCCAGGGCCAATGCTATGGCTCTGACTCCGGAACAGCAACAATGGACGTTCGACCTCCTGACAGGTCAAGGGCGTTTTGCAGCTAATCAAACAGATTATCACTGGGGTGCATATCGGCAAATTGCTGATATGGCCATTAGGGCCTGGAAGGCACTCTCCAAAAAGGGGGAAGTGAATAATCAGCTCACTAAGATTATTCAAGGGACCCAGGAGCCTTTTTCAGATTTTGTGGCGCGAATGACAGAGGCAGCAGGGCGCATCTTTGGTGATCCTGAAACAGCCGCGCCTCTTACTGAACAGCTTATCTTTGAGAACGCCACTCAGGAATGTCGCGCGGCCATAGCcccaagaaagaataaaggacTACAAGATTGGCTCAGGATTTGTAGAGAACTTGGTGGTCCCCTTACTAATGTAGGATTGGCTGCTGCCATTTTACAGTCTCAAAAGCGCCCCCTTAAAGGGCCTGACAAAAGAGTTTGCTTTAAATGTGGAAAGCCGGGGCATTTTAAAAAGGACTGTAGagcatcagaaagagaaagggctccACCTACCCTCTGTACCCGCTGTGGTAAGGGCTACCACAAAGCTGAGCTATGTCGCTCAGTAAGGGATATAAAGGGCAGAGTTCTCCCTCCTATGGAGACATTTGTGAATAAGAATCCAAAAAACGGGGCAGTGGGCCCTCGATCCCAGGGCCCACAAAAATATGGGAACAGGTTTATCAAGGCAACAGACGAGGCTCCCCCGGAAACAGAACAAGAGTGGACTTGTGCGCCTCCTCCGACTTCTTACTAA